The genomic DNA TGATGCATCTGAATTTTTTCTAAGGCAGCATCATAACTATTTACCCATTCGAGATCAAACTTTTCTCTCTCAATTTCTAAGAGGAGATCGCGAGTCAGAACATAGTCATCCTCGTCATCCTCAATTAAAAGCACTTTTATTGAGTCTTTAGACATAAAATAGTATTAGAAACAAAATACCTCTATCTTAGAGTTCCTCTCCTCAAGGGTAAAGCTAGAGAAGTCAGCACTCAGCCACATTTGCAAATTCACTCACAACTAGTTTTTGGCTTGAGTCCTGACGAGTATTACTTTTTAACAGGCTTAAGAAGAATCAAATTAAAATTTGGCATCTTTTGGCATCTTTCCGTTGAGATACCTACTGAAAATATTTTTTAAGGCTAAGCAGCCAATAAAAAAGGCGAAGACTCGCCTATTACATCCTCCGGTTCTCAAGGAGAATCTTGGGTTGCCTCTTTGCCGATGAACAGGAGAGCGATCGCGCCTGAGTGCTAGCGGCAGAATCCTCGCGCGTAGCCGTCTCGATGACAATCTCAAGATTTACCGCCCAGATTGACACCCTGAGCGGATCGAGCCACTATGATAGAAGTATGAATCTATGTAAAGACCCAGATAAATGTCTTTAGAATTTGTATCTGTAGAAAATATCAAAGAAATTGCCCACCACTACGGTTACTGGGCAGTTTTTTTGGGGATTTTGCTAGAAAATCTTGGCATTCCCATCCCTGGGGAAACGATTACCCTCGCCGGGGGCTTCTTGGCGGGTAGTAAAGAACTGAATTTCTGGTTCGTGCTAGGGAGTGCGATCGCGGGTGCTGTTCTCGGTGGTACTTGCGGTTACTGGATTGGCAGAAAAGGTGGCTGGCCCTTGCTTGTGAAAATTGGGGGATTTTTCCGCATCCGCGAAGAAAAACTCTTACAACTCAAGCAACAAGTGAGCGAGAACGCCGGAAAAACAGTGTTTCTCGGTCGTTTCCTCGCTCTGCTGCGAATTGTCGCCAGTCCCCTGGCTGGAATTGCCCAAATGCCCTTCCTCAAGTTTATGGCTTATAACATCGCTGGGGCGACTGCTTGGGCATCGGTAATGGTCACGTTGTCCTTTTTTGCAGGGCGACTCGTACCCTTGGAACAATTAGTTGTGTGGGTCGCACAATTTGGTTTAATTGCGTTATTCCTATTGATTGCCTGGATTGCCGTTCCTCTGTGGCTGGAGTCTCGCGAAGCCAAGCGTTCAATCGAGGGAGATTAGAAAAAGTTTTGAGTGATGAGGAATTAAGTTTTAAATAAAAAGAATTTTTTTTCTAACTCAAAACTCAAAACTCAAAACTCAAAACTTTCAGACTAACCTCTCGCTTTTTGCGACCAAACGCGAGTCGGCAATCCCCAAACGTAGATAAATCCTTCAGCAGCTTTATGGTCAAACTGGTCTTCAGCCCCATAAGTTGCTAACGTTGGGCTGTAAAGGGACTTGTCAGACTGACGCCCCACAGTCATCGCGTTGCCCTTAAAGAGTTTAACTCGCACCGTTCCTGATACCCGCTCCTGTGTTTGTTGAATGAAGGCATCTAGGGCGGCTTTGAGCGGACTATACCAAAGACCGTTATAAACTAGCTGAGTATAAGTTTCTTCGATACCACGCTTGTAGTGGGTCACATCTGCGGTCAAGGTGAGACTTTCTAAGTCGCGGTGGGCATTAATCAAAACCATTAAAGCCGGGGCTTCATAGATTTCCCGCGATTTGATACCAACCAGGCGGTTTTCGATCATATCGATCCGCCCGACACCGTGATTTCCGGCAATTTCGTTGAGTTTCGTAATTAGCGCGACAGGCGGCAAAGCTTCACCGTTGAGGGCAATCGGAATGCCTTTTTCAAAACCAATTTCAACGTATTCTGGCTCGTTGGGCGTGTCAGCGATCGCTTTGGTCATCACATAGATTTCTTCTAGCGGTTCCGTCCAAGGATCTTCTAGGGGTCCTGCCTCAATGCTGCGACCAAATAAATTGCGATCGATACTGTAGGGAGATTTCTTTTTCACGGGCGAAGGAATCCCATAACGCTCACCATAAGCGATCGTTTCCTCTCGGCTCATTCCCCACTCTCTCGCTGGTGCCAACACCTTCAAATCTGGGTTCAGCGCGGCAATCGATACATCAAACCGAACTTGGTCATTCCCCTTCCCGGTGCATCCGTGCGCCACCGCATCCGCACCGTATTTTTCAGCCGCTTCGACTAAAAGTTTGGCAATCAGCGGACGCGCCAAAGCAGTCTGGAGGGGATAGCGATTTTCATAGAGAGCGTTCGCTTGAATCGCTGGAAATGCATAATCTTTGACAAAACTTTCTGTAGCATCAGCAACCAGCGATTCACTGGCACCCGATTTTAGCGCTTTTTCCCGGACTGGCTCTAGTTCGTCTCCCTGTCCCAAATCCGCCGCCAGGGTAATCACCTCTTCAACTCCCCACTCCTCCTTCAGGTATGGGATACAGACGGAGGTATCGACTCCACCTGAATATGCCAGCACAACTTTGGTAGCACGACCCATTGATCTCTCACTTCTGCAAAACAACGAGTTCTTATTATGCAACTAATCCATGCCAAGTCTTGTCAGGAATAGCACAGATTAATCGACAGCCATAGTCATCTGGGGCACCAAGGGATAGATGAAAATGCTTTCTGTTCAGTGGCTTATAGTTCTTTGAGAGATACTAAAAGTGTTGCAATCCGGGGGAAATCGTGTTTTTTAGCGTTGTCATTCCAACTTATAACCGCAAGCCGATTCTAGAAAAATGCCTCAGAGCAATGGAACATCAGCAGTTGAATGCTGGTAGCGTTGTCAGCGGCTATGAAGTGGTGCTGGTGGATGATGGTTCGACGGATGGCACGTTGGAGTGGTTATCCCAACACGCCGCTGAATTTCCTCACGTGCGATCGCTCTTGCAAGATCATCAAGGGCCAGCCGCCGCCCGTAATCTAGGAGTAGAACAGGCTCAGGGTGACACGATTATCTTTATTGATAGCGATTTAGTCGTCACCGAGCATTTTCTCCAAGCACATGCCGACGCCTTAGTTGAGGGAGAAAAGAACCTCGGAAGCGATCGCCTTTTTACCTACGGTTGGGTGATCAATACCAATAACTTCGATAATCCCACCTCCGAACCCTACAAAATCACGGATTTTTCCGCTGCTTACTTTGCCACGGGGAATGTAGCGATCGCTCGTAAATGGCTCGAAAAAGCTGGATTATTTGACACCCGCTTTCAACTTTACGGCTGGGAAGACTTAGAACTCGGCATCAGACTGAAACAACTCGGTTTAAAACTGATTAAATGTCCAGCCGCCGTTGGCTATCACTGGCATCCTCCCTTTGCCTTAGAACAAATTCCCCCCATGATTGATCGAGAAATTCAACGGGGGCGGATGGGCGTTTTATTCTACCAAAAGCATCCTACCTGGGATGTCAAAATGATGATTCAAATGACCCTACTTCACCGCATCCTCTGGGGTCTTCTTTCCCTCGGTGGCAGGCTCAACGAGCGCACAATGGCACCCTTTTTGCAATGGCTAATTAATCAAGGTAAACCCCAATTAGCCTTAGAAATCGCTCGAATTTTCCTTAATTGGTACAACGTTCAAGGTGTTTATGCAGCCTACGCTGAAGCTAGGCAAAAAGCATAATTTACACCCTTGTACTGCCAACGATACAAGCAAGCGATTTGTTTTGCGCGATCGCTAATCTTTGTAATCTTTTCATTGCCTCATTGCCAAATATCCACAAATGAGGCTAATACAACGGTGCTAGCTTATTTTTCAATGTTTTTCCCGTAAATTTTTCTATCAAAGCCCTTATAACTCTGATAGACTGGAAGAGTTGTCTAAATTCGTACATTCCGCACATTCAGGGTTTCGGGTGTTTCCGCTGGAAATACGCCTGGATGGAGGATTAACCCGAAAGGAAAATAAATATGTCAGTTGTTTCTTTGGCTCAGATGATGGAGTCGGGTGTTCACTTTGGGCACCAGACCCGCCGGTGGAACCCAAAAATGGCTCCATACATCTATACATCCCGCAATGGCGTCCACATCATCGACTTGGTGCAGACTGCCCAGCTGATGGAAGATGCCTACACCTATATGCGAACCGCAGCCGAACAGGGCAAAAAGGTTCTCTTCATCGGCACCAAGCGTCAAGCCGCAGGAATTGTGGCTCAAGAAGCCGCTCGTTGTGGTTCTTACTACATCAACCAACGTTGGTTGGGGGGAATGCTCACCAACTGGACGACCATTAAGACACGGGTAGAGCGCCTAAAAGACTTGGAACGCCGGGAAGAAACCGGAGTCCTTGATTTGCTGCCTAAGAAAGAAGCTTCGATGCTGCGCCGGGAAATGACCAAATTGCAGAAATACCTTGGCGGTATCAAGCAAATGCGGAAAGTTCCTGACATTGTGGTGATTGTGGATCAGCGTCGGGAATATAATGCAGTTCAAGAATGCCAGAAACTGGGAATTCCCATCGTCGCGCTGTTGGATACAAACTGCGACCCGGATGTAGTAGATATTCCTGTTCCAGCCAATGATGATGCCATCCGCTCGATTAAGCTAATAGTGGGTAAGTTGGCAGACGCTATCTATGAAGGTCGTCACGGTCAGCTAGACGCAGAATCGGAAGAGGATTACGAAGATTACGAAGGCGCTGAAGACGATGTCGAATACGAGGAAATCGACTCGGCTATTCCTGATGGTGACGAAGAAGAAACCGAGGGATAATTCAGCGTTAGAAACATCAATTCTTAGTTAGGAACTGAGGAAATGGCGGAAATATCTGCAAAACTCGTGAACGAGCTGCGCCAAAAAACTGGTGTCGGCATGATGGACTGCAAGAAAGCGCTAATAGAAACCGATGGCGATATAGCCAAGGCGATGGAATGGCTGCGGCAAAAGGGAATGGTTAGCGCGGGGAAAAAAGGCGAACGCCAAGCCTCAGAAGGACTTGTCGGCAGCTACATCCATACCGGAGGTCGAGTTGGCGTCCTGGTGGAAGTGAACTGCGAGACAGACTTTGTCGCCCGCAACGAAGCTTTCCAAACTCTGGTGCGGAACATAGCCATGCAGATTGCAGCGTGCCCTAACGTTGAATATGTAAAGGTTGGCGACATTCCCGCTCAAATCGTTGAGAAGGAAAAAGAAATCGAAATGGGGCGGGATGACCTAGGCAACAAGCCACAGAACATCAAAGAAAAGATTGTTCAGGGTCGGATTGACAAGCGCCTGCAAGAGTTGAGCTTAATCGATCAGCCCTACATTCGTGACCAAAGTATCACGGTGGAAGAGTTGATCAAGCAAAATATTGCGACTTTGGGTGAAAACATTCAAGTCCGTCGCTTCGTCCGATTTATTCTGGGCGAAGGATTGGAAAAGAAAGAAAGCAATTTTGCTGAGGAAGTTGCAGCTCAAATGGGCGGCAATTAATCATCAAGTTTTCTGGCTGAATCGTTAGAAAAGACAGGTTTCCATCATGGAGACCTGTCTTTTTTTATCTTTATTTTAAAGAGATTTTCAGCGCTTGTAGGTAGGGCATCACCATTCTATATATTTCAAAAAATCAACACGTTTGAAACCATTTATAAAGACAGAAACACTAAAAGCAGAAAAACTTTTTGTTTCAGTGGAATTCTTAACATCCCCCCTAGGAGTGTTTTCTCGCTGCTTGTGTTAGACTTTTGAGCGCGAGTAGATGAAGGGGACACTGCGAAACGCCACTGAGGAGTGCAAAGTCACCAGAAAAGCCACGGACTTTTTCAGCCCTTAAATAGACAGAAGCGTATCTTGGAGTCAGCATCAAGCTGACTATTTGCTAGTAAATTTTAGAGCGCTACGGAAGTGACGTTTAGCTGGTGCGGGAAATCCTGTTAGGGTATTCAATTCTATTGATAATCTATTTCTGATAGTTCTAGGAAGAGGGAAGGATCGTAATGAAAATCAATTTACAAGTGCCAGGGATTAATTTAACTAGCTTGAAAGAGGCACCGATTCATACCGCCAGTCAAATTCAGCCTCATGGGATACTGTTTGTTCTTGCAGAACCTGAGTTAACCATATTGCAAGTTAGCAGCAATATATCTACAGTTTTCGGAATCTCTCCCGAAAAGATACTGCAAAAAAAATTAGAAGAACTCCTCGATCCATTCCAGGTAGAGAGAATTAAAACAGGACTCTTAGAAGACAATCTTGATTTTATCAACCCTATTAAGATTTGGGCTAGAAGAAAAGGCGACGAATACTTAGTGTTTGATGGTGTTTTCCACCGGAATCCAGATGGGTTTTTAGTTTTGGAATTAGAGCCTGCAATTTCTCAGGAGAATATCCCCTTCTTAAGCTTTTATCATCTAGCTAGAGCTTCCATCAACCAGTTAGAAAAAACATCAACTCTAGGTGATTTTTGTCAGATTATTGTCAAAGAGGTGCGAAAAGTCACTGGATTTGACAGAGTGATGCTATATAAATTTGATGACGATGGTCATGGATCGGTCATCGCTGAAGAAAAACTAGAAAGTATGGAGCCTTACTTAGGTCTTCACTACCCAGAATCAGATATTCCTAAACCAGCTAGAAAATTATTCACCTCG from Coleofasciculus sp. FACHB-1120 includes the following:
- a CDS encoding DedA family protein, translating into MSLEFVSVENIKEIAHHYGYWAVFLGILLENLGIPIPGETITLAGGFLAGSKELNFWFVLGSAIAGAVLGGTCGYWIGRKGGWPLLVKIGGFFRIREEKLLQLKQQVSENAGKTVFLGRFLALLRIVASPLAGIAQMPFLKFMAYNIAGATAWASVMVTLSFFAGRLVPLEQLVVWVAQFGLIALFLLIAWIAVPLWLESREAKRSIEGD
- a CDS encoding argininosuccinate synthase; amino-acid sequence: MGRATKVVLAYSGGVDTSVCIPYLKEEWGVEEVITLAADLGQGDELEPVREKALKSGASESLVADATESFVKDYAFPAIQANALYENRYPLQTALARPLIAKLLVEAAEKYGADAVAHGCTGKGNDQVRFDVSIAALNPDLKVLAPAREWGMSREETIAYGERYGIPSPVKKKSPYSIDRNLFGRSIEAGPLEDPWTEPLEEIYVMTKAIADTPNEPEYVEIGFEKGIPIALNGEALPPVALITKLNEIAGNHGVGRIDMIENRLVGIKSREIYEAPALMVLINAHRDLESLTLTADVTHYKRGIEETYTQLVYNGLWYSPLKAALDAFIQQTQERVSGTVRVKLFKGNAMTVGRQSDKSLYSPTLATYGAEDQFDHKAAEGFIYVWGLPTRVWSQKARG
- a CDS encoding glycosyltransferase, translating into MFFSVVIPTYNRKPILEKCLRAMEHQQLNAGSVVSGYEVVLVDDGSTDGTLEWLSQHAAEFPHVRSLLQDHQGPAAARNLGVEQAQGDTIIFIDSDLVVTEHFLQAHADALVEGEKNLGSDRLFTYGWVINTNNFDNPTSEPYKITDFSAAYFATGNVAIARKWLEKAGLFDTRFQLYGWEDLELGIRLKQLGLKLIKCPAAVGYHWHPPFALEQIPPMIDREIQRGRMGVLFYQKHPTWDVKMMIQMTLLHRILWGLLSLGGRLNERTMAPFLQWLINQGKPQLALEIARIFLNWYNVQGVYAAYAEARQKA
- the rpsB gene encoding 30S ribosomal protein S2 → MSVVSLAQMMESGVHFGHQTRRWNPKMAPYIYTSRNGVHIIDLVQTAQLMEDAYTYMRTAAEQGKKVLFIGTKRQAAGIVAQEAARCGSYYINQRWLGGMLTNWTTIKTRVERLKDLERREETGVLDLLPKKEASMLRREMTKLQKYLGGIKQMRKVPDIVVIVDQRREYNAVQECQKLGIPIVALLDTNCDPDVVDIPVPANDDAIRSIKLIVGKLADAIYEGRHGQLDAESEEDYEDYEGAEDDVEYEEIDSAIPDGDEEETEG
- the tsf gene encoding translation elongation factor Ts; translated protein: MAEISAKLVNELRQKTGVGMMDCKKALIETDGDIAKAMEWLRQKGMVSAGKKGERQASEGLVGSYIHTGGRVGVLVEVNCETDFVARNEAFQTLVRNIAMQIAACPNVEYVKVGDIPAQIVEKEKEIEMGRDDLGNKPQNIKEKIVQGRIDKRLQELSLIDQPYIRDQSITVEELIKQNIATLGENIQVRRFVRFILGEGLEKKESNFAEEVAAQMGGN